TCCGGATCGGGCGGGGACAGGCCCCGCGGGGGCACCATGGATCGCGACGCCATCCTCTTCGCCAACGAGGCCTTCTACCGGGCCTTCGCCGATCGCGACCCCGCCGCCATGGAAGACCTCTGGGCGAAGGACGCGCCGGTGGTCTGCATCCACCCCGGCTGGGCGCCGCTGACCGATCGCGAGACTGTCGTCGCCAGCTGGCGCGCGATCCTGACCGGGCGTAACGCGCCCGACATAAAATGCCGGAACCCGCGCGTGTTCCAGCATGGCGAGACCGCGATCGTGATCTGTTTCGAGATGATCGGCGCCGGCTTCCTGGTGGCGACCAACTGTTTCGTACGCCAGCGCGGCCGCTGGAAAATGGTGCATCACCAGGCGGGCCCGACCAACCAGGATCCGCCGGCCGACAGCGACAACGACAATGAGCCGGGCGGGCCGGTGAATTGAGCAGGCATCTCTTGCGCCGGCCGTGGGTCGCATTGCATAGGGCTCCCCGCCACGGCATCATGCGCGCCATGATTCGCGCATTCTCGACACGGGCTTACGCCTTGCGTGGCGCCCTGATCATCGCAACGCTGCTGCTCTCGATCCTGGCCGGGACCCCGGCCCGGGCGGAGAGTTATGAGGCTGGTCTCGCGGCCTTCGACAAGGGCGATTTCGAGACCGCCGCCAAGGAATGGCGCCCCATGGCGGAGGGCGGCGATGCGCGCGCGCAGCATGGCATGGGCCTGCTCTACGAGATCGGCTCGGGCGTCGAGAAGCGCGACTATGCCGAAGCGGTCAAATGGTATCAGAAGGCCGCCGACCAGGGCCTGCCGGCGGCGGAGAACAATCTCGCGCTGATGTATGCGCAAGGGCGCGGCGTGCCGCAGAGCATGGAGCAGGCGGCACGCTATTGGCGCTTTGCCGCCGAGGGTGGTCACCCCATGGCCGAGTTCAATCTCGGCCTCATGTATTACAAGGGCGAGGGTGGCCTGGCCCAGAGCTTCAGCGACGCCGCCTGGTGGTTCGCCCAGGCCGCGACCCAGGGCTCGGCCGATGCGCAGTACGCGCTGGCGGAAATGTATCGCTCCGGCCGCGGCGTGCCGAAGAATCTCCAGGAAGCGAAGCGCTGGTACACGGAATCGGTGCAGGGCGGAAATCCCGCCGCCCAGAAACGCCTGGCCACGATCGACAAGGACATCCTGGCGGAACAGACACGCTATGCCCCGGCCTGGGCGCAGGGGTCCTCCGTCGACAAGGAGCGCCAGGCGGAGGCCGACGCCGCCGCCAAGGCCGCGGAGCAGGGGACATCGCCGGCGAGCATGGCGGTTCAGACGACGACCCCGGCGACGCAGACGGCACCCGCGACGACAACGACCGCAACGGCCGCGCCTTCGACAACGACCACAGTGCAGCCTTCGCCTTTGACGACGGCGGTGACCGCCGCCGCCACGGCGCCGGCGGCGACGGGCACCGGTGCCACGACCGTCGCTCCGCAGCCCCAGCCGTTCCAGCCGAGCGCCACCGGCAGCGGCACCTCGGCAGCGGCGGAAGATCCTTTCAACCCCACGCCGAAGCCTTTCGTTCCAACGCCTGGATCGGTTCCGACGGCGCCCGCGGCGACAACCGCCGCCGCGCCCGCAGCCACGGCAACGCTCACCCTGCCGACACCCACGACGACGCAGCAGGCAACGTTGCCGGCGGCCACCTCGACCCAGACCGCGACGCAGCCGGCTGCGAGCAGCGGGCCAGCGGTGCGGGTCTGGCTGAGCTCGACGCGCACGGAAGAGGAAGCCAAGGCCAAGTGGCAGGGCTTCCAAGCAACCTTCCCCGACCTGTTCGGCCGGCTGCAGGTGCTGATCAAGAAGGTCGATCTCGGCGACGAATCCGGCGTCTGGTACCGCGTCTTCGGCGGGCCGCTGCCCGATCGCGGCACGGCGCAGAATCTGTGCGGCGAGCTGATGTCGCGGTCGCCCGGCGACAGCTGCATGGTGGTGGTCAATTGACCCTTGCGCGGGGGCCCGCGTCGCGGTTGGGCGGGCTGAAGGCCCATCTCAGGGCCGGCGGCCAGGCCTTCGGCTGCTTCCTCAATTCCGGCAGCCCCAGCGTCGCCGAGATGATGGCGGCGGCGGGCTATGACTGCCTGATGATCGACGCCGAGCACAGCCCGATCGGCATCGAGACCATGCATGCCATGGCGACCGCGATCCGCTCCGGCGGCGCCTCCACGCTGGTGCGCGTGCCGGCGATGGATCCGGTCGCGATCAAGCTGGCGCTCGATCTCGGCGTCGACGGCATCATGGCGCCGGCGATCAACAGCGCGGCCGAGGCGAGGGCCTTCGTCGCGGCCTGCCGCTATCCGCCCGAAGGCCATCGCGGTGTCGCGGTGCCGGTCATCCGGGCCTCGGCCTATGGCTTCAACGCCGCCGACTACATCCGCGAGGCCAACGATGCGCTTCTGGTGATCGCGCAGATCGAGACCGCGCGCGGCGTCGCCGAGGCCGAAGCGATCGCGGCCACGCCCGGCATCGATCTCTGCTTCATCGGCCCGCACGATCTCTCGGCCAGCCTCGGCCATATGGGACAGCCGGATCATCCCGAGGCGAAGGCCGCGATCGGCCGGGTGGAAGGTGCCGTGCGCAAGGCGAAATGCTGGCTGGGCACGATCCCGACGGCATCGCGTGCCGCCGACCGCCTCTTCGCCGATGGCTATGAGCTGGTGCTGGGGAGCGCCGATCTGGCCATCCTGCGCGAAGCCGTTCGCGCCCAGGTCGAACGCTACAAGCCCACCCCGCGCTCGAGCTGAAAGCCGATCCCATGGCCGGCACCCCGTCGCCAACGGATCGAAACGCCAGCCCGCTTCTGAGCAATGACGAGATGCGCGAGGCCGATCGCCTGGCGATCGCCGCCGGCATATCCGGTTATGCATTGATGGAGGCGGCCGGCCAGGCCGTGGCGCGTGTCGTGATCGCCAACTGGGGACGGCGTCCGGTCCTGGTTCTCTGCGGTCCCGGAAACAATGGCGGCGACGGCTATGTCGCCGCCACTCATCTCAGGAATGCGGGATGGTCCGTCGTCGTGGCGGCGCTGGGGGCGCCCAAGTCCGGCACGGACGCGGCCGTCGCTGCGACCCGATGGCCGGGGATCGTCGCGCCGGTCGATCTCTCCCTGCTGGCCGAGCGGCCGCTCGTGATCGATGCGCTGTTCGGGGCCGGGCTCGCGCGCCCGCCCGACGGCGTCGCGCGCGCCATCATCGACGAGATCAACCGCCTCGGGCTCGATTGCGTCGGCGTCGATGTGCCGAGCGGCGTCGATGGCGACAGCGGCCAGGTTCTGGGGGCGGCCCCGCGCTGCCGGGCGACCGTCACCTTCTTCCGGCTGAAGCCGGGTCACCTGCTGCTGCCCGGCCGGGCGCTCGCCGGGTCCGTCCATCTGGCCGATATCGGCATTCCCGCCGCGGTGCTGGAGCGGATCCAGCCCCGATGCTGGCGCAACGATCCGGCGCTGTGGCGCGATCAGCTGCGCCGCCCCCGGCTGGAGGACCATAAATATACCCGCGGCCATCTGCTGGTGATCGCCGGCGGCGCCATGACCGGCGCCGGACGGCTGGTGGCGAGGGCGGCGCGCCGGGCCGGGGCCGGCATGGTGAGCTTGGCAGCCCCCGCCGAGGCGCTGCCGATCTATGCCGCCGACCAGCCGGGTCTCATTACCCTGGCCCTGCCAAAGCCGTCCGACCTGGCCGCCCTGATGCAGGGTCGGCGCATGTCGGCCTGCGTGGTCGGGCCGGGCAGCGGGGTCGGGGAGGGAACCCGCGATCTGGCTTTGGCTGCGCTCGCCACCGGGCGGTCCTGCCTGGCCGATGCCGATGCGCTGACGAGCTTCGCCGGCAAGGTCGAGGTCCTGGCCGCCGCGGTTCGTGGAC
The nucleotide sequence above comes from Hypericibacter terrae. Encoded proteins:
- a CDS encoding nuclear transport factor 2 family protein, which encodes MDRDAILFANEAFYRAFADRDPAAMEDLWAKDAPVVCIHPGWAPLTDRETVVASWRAILTGRNAPDIKCRNPRVFQHGETAIVICFEMIGAGFLVATNCFVRQRGRWKMVHHQAGPTNQDPPADSDNDNEPGGPVN
- a CDS encoding HpcH/HpaI aldolase family protein; translation: MTLARGPASRLGGLKAHLRAGGQAFGCFLNSGSPSVAEMMAAAGYDCLMIDAEHSPIGIETMHAMATAIRSGGASTLVRVPAMDPVAIKLALDLGVDGIMAPAINSAAEARAFVAACRYPPEGHRGVAVPVIRASAYGFNAADYIREANDALLVIAQIETARGVAEAEAIAATPGIDLCFIGPHDLSASLGHMGQPDHPEAKAAIGRVEGAVRKAKCWLGTIPTASRAADRLFADGYELVLGSADLAILREAVRAQVERYKPTPRSS
- a CDS encoding tetratricopeptide repeat protein, which codes for MIRAFSTRAYALRGALIIATLLLSILAGTPARAESYEAGLAAFDKGDFETAAKEWRPMAEGGDARAQHGMGLLYEIGSGVEKRDYAEAVKWYQKAADQGLPAAENNLALMYAQGRGVPQSMEQAARYWRFAAEGGHPMAEFNLGLMYYKGEGGLAQSFSDAAWWFAQAATQGSADAQYALAEMYRSGRGVPKNLQEAKRWYTESVQGGNPAAQKRLATIDKDILAEQTRYAPAWAQGSSVDKERQAEADAAAKAAEQGTSPASMAVQTTTPATQTAPATTTTATAAPSTTTTVQPSPLTTAVTAAATAPAATGTGATTVAPQPQPFQPSATGSGTSAAAEDPFNPTPKPFVPTPGSVPTAPAATTAAAPAATATLTLPTPTTTQQATLPAATSTQTATQPAASSGPAVRVWLSSTRTEEEAKAKWQGFQATFPDLFGRLQVLIKKVDLGDESGVWYRVFGGPLPDRGTAQNLCGELMSRSPGDSCMVVVN
- a CDS encoding NAD(P)H-hydrate dehydratase, encoding MAGTPSPTDRNASPLLSNDEMREADRLAIAAGISGYALMEAAGQAVARVVIANWGRRPVLVLCGPGNNGGDGYVAATHLRNAGWSVVVAALGAPKSGTDAAVAATRWPGIVAPVDLSLLAERPLVIDALFGAGLARPPDGVARAIIDEINRLGLDCVGVDVPSGVDGDSGQVLGAAPRCRATVTFFRLKPGHLLLPGRALAGSVHLADIGIPAAVLERIQPRCWRNDPALWRDQLRRPRLEDHKYTRGHLLVIAGGAMTGAGRLVARAARRAGAGMVSLAAPAEALPIYAADQPGLITLALPKPSDLAALMQGRRMSACVVGPGSGVGEGTRDLALAALATGRSCLADADALTSFAGKVEVLAAAVRGPFLITPHEGEFNRLFPDLGAGLGKLARVRTAAARLGAVVLFKGADSVVAAPDGRAVVNDNAPPDLASAGTGDVLAGIAGTLLAQGMPAFEAAAAAVWLHGAAGSAVGRGLIAEDLPEELPNLLKKLES